The Spiroplasma clarkii genome has a window encoding:
- a CDS encoding SDR family NAD(P)-dependent oxidoreductase produces MSKKASTNKYAVVTGASKGLGFAYCEELLKLNYNVIGVARDTSALMELQEKYPSLDVQAWNFDLSIFENNKKLFDKAQAFDVEILINNAGYGVWGFFKETDLEQEMNMLDLNIKSLHALTKYFLQLFLEKQAGRILNISSMAAFSPAPVFSSYYASKAYVLSLGTAINTELKKTKAPVRVITLCPGALKTDFWSRSSNRKGAVVKTPVKIMKTSTYARKSLQAGLKTKRKNYLITGLTNKLIIKLNKWIPESWALNSVYKYQKNR; encoded by the coding sequence AATTGTTGAAGTTAAATTATAATGTTATTGGAGTTGCCCGAGACACTAGTGCATTAATGGAACTTCAAGAAAAGTACCCCAGTCTAGATGTTCAAGCTTGAAATTTTGATCTTAGTATTTTTGAAAATAATAAAAAACTTTTTGATAAGGCACAAGCTTTTGATGTTGAAATTTTAATCAATAATGCCGGCTATGGAGTTTGAGGCTTTTTTAAGGAAACAGATTTAGAACAAGAAATGAATATGTTGGATTTAAATATTAAATCCCTACATGCTCTAACTAAATATTTTTTACAATTATTTTTAGAAAAACAAGCAGGTAGAATCTTAAATATAAGTTCAATGGCTGCATTTTCACCAGCTCCAGTTTTTTCTTCATATTATGCTTCGAAAGCATATGTTTTAAGTTTAGGTACTGCCATTAACACTGAACTTAAAAAAACCAAAGCTCCTGTTCGAGTAATTACTTTATGTCCAGGTGCTCTTAAAACTGATTTTTGAAGTCGCAGTAGTAATCGTAAAGGTGCTGTAGTGAAAACACCAGTAAAAATCATGAAAACTAGCACTTATGCTCGAAAGAGTTTGCAAGCCGGTTTAAAAACAAAACGTAAAAATTATTTAATTACAGGACTTACAAATAAACTCATTATTAAGTTAAATAAATGAATACCTGAGAGTTGAGCATTAAACTCAGTTTATAAATACCAAAAAAATCGTTAA
- a CDS encoding SDR family NAD(P)-dependent oxidoreductase → MKKNNTNEYALVTGASKGLGFAYCEELLKQNYNIIGVARETKSLQKLQTQYPHLDIQAWDYDLSDLKNCHSLFARAIKFNVSLLINNAGYGVWGLFKDTDLEKELNMIDLNIKALHILTKLFVKHFVEKNCGRVINLASIAAFAPGPVFSTYFASKAYVLSLSTAINTELKKQKSLVRVISVCPGPIKTDFWSRSEYQNTNKKPPKIKGMTPEKFCHQSLKKALKVMKKNIILLGLGNRFLVTAMKYFPQSLVLGQTYSRQKSR, encoded by the coding sequence ATGAAAAAAAATAATACCAATGAATATGCACTAGTTACTGGAGCCAGCAAGGGCTTGGGTTTTGCCTATTGTGAGGAGTTATTAAAACAAAACTATAATATTATTGGGGTTGCTAGAGAGACAAAGTCATTACAAAAATTACAAACTCAGTATCCTCATCTAGATATTCAAGCCTGAGATTATGATTTAAGTGATTTGAAAAATTGTCACAGTTTATTTGCAAGAGCAATTAAATTCAATGTTTCTTTATTAATTAACAATGCAGGCTATGGAGTTTGAGGATTATTTAAAGATACTGATTTAGAAAAAGAACTAAATATGATTGACTTGAATATCAAAGCATTACATATTTTGACTAAATTGTTTGTTAAACATTTTGTTGAAAAAAATTGTGGGCGAGTAATTAACCTAGCTTCAATTGCAGCCTTTGCTCCTGGTCCAGTGTTTTCAACCTATTTTGCATCAAAAGCTTATGTATTAAGTTTAAGCACTGCTATTAATACAGAGTTAAAAAAACAAAAATCACTGGTGCGAGTTATTAGTGTTTGTCCAGGACCTATCAAAACTGATTTTTGAAGTCGAAGTGAATACCAAAACACCAATAAAAAACCACCAAAAATCAAAGGAATGACTCCTGAAAAGTTTTGTCACCAAAGTTTAAAAAAGGCATTAAAAGTTATGAAAAAAAATATCATTTTACTCGGTCTTGGGAATCGATTTTTAGTGACTGCAATGAAATACTTCCCCCAATCATTGGTTTTGGGACAGACTTATTCTCGTCAAAAAAGTCGATAA
- the nrdF gene encoding class 1b ribonucleoside-diphosphate reductase subunit beta produces the protein MANNNKKNKYYDESVSPVQFALDGFKGKMRSVNWNVMNDDKDLEVWNRVTQNFWLPEKIPVSNDLMSWKTLDVKWQQLVTRTFTGLTLLDTIQATVGDVAQVDHSLTDHEQVIYTNFAFMVAVHARSYGTIFSTLCSSEQIEEAHEWVINTESLQKRAEILIPFYRGSDPLKSKVAAALMPGFLLYGGFYLPFYLSARQKLPNTSDIIRLILRDKVIHNYYSGYKYQRKVEKLAPEKQAEMKKFVFDLLYQLIDLETTYLKELYAGFDIADDAIRFSLYNAGKFLQNLGYESPFTEEETRIEPEIFTQISARADENHDFFSGNGSSYIMGVTEETEDEDWEF, from the coding sequence ATGGCAAACAATAATAAAAAAAATAAATACTATGATGAATCAGTCTCACCAGTGCAATTTGCACTTGATGGTTTTAAAGGCAAGATGAGATCTGTAAACTGAAATGTAATGAATGATGATAAAGACCTTGAAGTTTGAAATAGGGTAACTCAGAATTTTTGATTACCTGAAAAAATCCCAGTTTCAAATGACTTAATGTCATGAAAAACTTTGGATGTTAAATGACAACAACTAGTAACTCGCACCTTCACAGGGCTAACTTTATTGGATACAATTCAAGCCACAGTTGGGGATGTCGCTCAAGTTGATCATTCATTAACCGATCATGAACAAGTAATTTATACTAACTTTGCATTTATGGTAGCAGTCCATGCTCGAAGTTATGGAACAATTTTTTCAACTCTTTGTTCAAGTGAACAAATTGAAGAAGCACATGAATGAGTTATAAATACTGAATCATTACAAAAACGTGCAGAAATTTTAATTCCCTTTTATCGAGGGAGTGACCCACTTAAATCAAAAGTTGCTGCAGCTTTAATGCCAGGTTTCTTACTATATGGAGGTTTTTACTTACCATTCTACTTATCTGCTCGTCAAAAATTACCAAACACTTCTGATATCATCAGGTTAATTTTAAGAGATAAAGTTATTCACAACTATTACAGTGGTTACAAATACCAAAGAAAAGTCGAAAAACTTGCACCTGAAAAGCAAGCTGAAATGAAGAAATTTGTGTTTGATTTGTTGTATCAATTAATTGACCTTGAAACAACTTACTTAAAAGAGTTATATGCTGGATTTGATATTGCAGATGATGCCATTCGATTTAGTTTATATAATGCTGGAAAGTTTTTACAAAACTTGGGTTATGAGTCACCTTTCACAGAAGAAGAAACCAGAATTGAACCTGAAATTTTTACTCAAATTTCTGCTAGAGCTGATGAAAACCATGATTTCTTTTCTGGAAATGGTTCATCATATATTATGGGTGTTACAGAGGAAACTGAAGATGAGGATTGAGAATTTTAA
- the nrdI gene encoding class Ib ribonucleoside-diphosphate reductase assembly flavoprotein NrdI, which translates to MHDDVIKVGADKVAKPTGKKHVVYFSSHSNNTHRFIEKLGIANSRIPIELDQELLVTQDYILIVPTYGGGGSDRKGAVPKQVIKFLNHEVNRSHCKGVVASGNTNFGDTFAIAGPIISKKLNVPMLYQFELLGTSQDVDNLYDIINNFWKGE; encoded by the coding sequence ATGCATGATGATGTTATCAAAGTTGGTGCAGACAAAGTTGCTAAACCAACTGGGAAAAAACATGTTGTTTATTTTTCCTCACATTCCAATAATACCCACAGATTTATTGAAAAATTAGGAATTGCAAATTCAAGAATACCGATTGAATTAGATCAAGAGTTATTAGTAACTCAAGACTACATTTTGATTGTGCCAACTTATGGGGGCGGGGGTTCTGATCGTAAAGGAGCTGTGCCAAAACAAGTAATAAAATTTTTAAATCATGAAGTTAATCGTAGTCATTGCAAAGGTGTAGTAGCATCAGGAAATACAAATTTTGGAGATACATTTGCTATTGCTGGCCCAATTATTTCTAAAAAATTAAATGTGCCAATGCTCTATCAATTTGAATTGTTGGGAACAAGTCAAGATGTCGATAATTTATATGACATCATTAATAATTTTTGAAAAGGAGAATAA
- the nrdE gene encoding class 1b ribonucleoside-diphosphate reductase subunit alpha gives MKHNNAAKLFGNENDEYIALNAKSKFFEKGVDNFKKDREAAKVYVEQHVLPNTKVFKSVAERMKYLVENNYYEAKVVDQYTIEQITEITNYAYSFKREWTSFMGALKFYNAYCLKSFDGKEYLENFEERAIMNALFLGGGDFLAAQAILKELMTGRYQPATPTFLNAGKQQRGEYISCYLLRVEDNMESIARAVTTSLQLSKRGGGVALCLTNLREFGAPIKNIEGQCSGVIPVMKILEDSFSYANQLGQRQGAGAVYLNIHHPDIISFLDSKRENADEKIRIKSLSLGVVVPDITFELARENKEMALFSPYDIEKVYHKPMSDISITAEYENMLNNPNIKKTFINARKLFQLIAELHFESGYPYLLFDDTVNNNNAHAKQGRIVMSNLCSEIVQVSTPSEYNPDLSFAKLGEDICCNLGSINIAKIMEAGVEFGDTINNAIQALDFISRNSDLSSAPSIQNGNVNNHAVGLGAMNLHGFLATNKIFYNSTDAVDFTNIFFYTMAFHAISASHKLSKKFGPFKSFKESKFADGSYFAKYTNCAPDKWTPTNKNVANLFTKYQVQIPTQKDWIELVEKIKVDGIANSHLMAVAPTGSISYLSSCTPSLQPVVSPVEVRKEGKLGRVYVPAYDISFDNMEYYALGAYELGPGPIIDIVAAAQQHVDQAISLTLFMTDSATTRDLNKAYIKAFKQGCASIYYVRIRQEVLEDSENYDCDACVI, from the coding sequence ATGAAACATAATAATGCGGCAAAATTGTTTGGAAATGAAAACGATGAATACATTGCCCTAAATGCTAAGTCCAAATTTTTCGAAAAAGGAGTAGATAATTTTAAAAAAGACCGAGAAGCTGCTAAGGTTTATGTTGAGCAACATGTCTTACCAAATACTAAGGTCTTTAAAAGTGTTGCAGAACGTATGAAATATCTTGTTGAGAACAACTACTATGAGGCAAAGGTAGTTGACCAATATACCATTGAACAAATTACAGAAATTACAAACTATGCTTATTCATTTAAGAGAGAATGAACAAGTTTCATGGGAGCATTAAAATTCTATAATGCTTATTGCTTGAAAAGTTTTGATGGAAAAGAATATTTAGAAAACTTTGAAGAGAGAGCTATTATGAATGCTCTATTTTTAGGTGGAGGAGACTTTCTTGCAGCCCAAGCCATCTTAAAAGAATTAATGACTGGAAGATATCAACCAGCTACTCCAACTTTTTTAAATGCTGGAAAACAACAACGTGGAGAATATATTTCATGTTATTTGTTAAGGGTTGAAGATAACATGGAGTCAATTGCTAGAGCAGTGACCACTTCTTTGCAACTTTCAAAACGTGGTGGAGGAGTTGCTTTGTGTTTAACAAATTTACGTGAATTTGGTGCTCCAATTAAAAATATTGAAGGACAATGTTCTGGAGTTATTCCAGTTATGAAAATTTTAGAAGACTCATTTTCATATGCAAATCAATTAGGACAAAGACAGGGAGCTGGAGCAGTTTATCTAAATATTCACCATCCAGACATTATTTCATTTTTAGATAGCAAAAGAGAAAATGCTGATGAAAAAATTAGAATTAAGTCTTTATCTTTAGGGGTAGTTGTTCCAGATATTACCTTTGAATTAGCCAGAGAAAATAAAGAAATGGCTTTATTTAGTCCTTATGATATTGAAAAAGTTTATCACAAACCAATGTCAGATATTTCCATAACTGCAGAATATGAAAATATGTTAAATAATCCAAATATTAAAAAAACATTTATTAATGCTAGAAAACTATTTCAATTAATTGCTGAATTGCATTTTGAAAGTGGTTACCCTTATTTATTGTTTGATGATACAGTTAATAACAATAATGCTCATGCCAAACAAGGAAGAATCGTTATGAGTAATTTATGTAGTGAAATTGTTCAAGTTAGCACACCGAGTGAATATAACCCAGATCTTAGCTTTGCAAAATTAGGAGAAGACATTTGTTGTAATTTAGGTTCAATAAATATTGCAAAAATAATGGAGGCAGGAGTTGAATTTGGAGATACTATTAATAATGCAATTCAGGCATTAGATTTTATTTCAAGAAATAGTGATCTTTCAAGTGCACCATCAATTCAAAATGGAAATGTTAACAATCATGCAGTTGGTTTAGGAGCTATGAATTTACATGGTTTTTTAGCAACAAACAAGATTTTTTACAACTCAACTGATGCAGTTGATTTTACCAATATATTTTTCTACACAATGGCTTTTCATGCCATTAGTGCTTCACATAAATTAAGTAAAAAATTTGGTCCATTTAAAAGCTTTAAGGAATCTAAGTTTGCAGATGGAAGTTACTTTGCTAAATACACAAATTGTGCACCAGATAAATGAACCCCAACAAACAAAAATGTTGCCAACTTATTTACAAAATATCAAGTTCAAATTCCAACTCAAAAAGATTGAATTGAGCTTGTTGAAAAAATTAAAGTTGATGGAATTGCCAATTCACATTTAATGGCTGTAGCACCAACTGGTTCAATTAGTTATTTATCAAGTTGTACTCCAAGTTTACAACCAGTGGTATCACCAGTTGAAGTCAGAAAAGAAGGAAAACTAGGTAGAGTTTATGTACCAGCATATGATATAAGTTTTGATAACATGGAATACTATGCCTTAGGTGCTTATGAATTGGGTCCAGGTCCGATAATTGATATTGTAGCAGCAGCTCAACAACACGTTGATCAAGCAATATCTTTAACTTTATTTATGACTGATTCTGCAACAACTCGTGACCTAAATAAAGCATATATTAAAGCTTTTAAACAAGGTTGTGCTTCAATTTATTATGTGCGTATTAGACAAGAAGTGTTAGAAGATAGTGAAAACTATGATTGTGATGCTTGTGTAATTTAA
- the rpsD gene encoding 30S ribosomal protein S4, with protein sequence MSRYTGSTFKKARRYGFSILETGKEFSKGKKRTTAPGQHGSRRTKLSGYGQQMQEKQKVKFMYGLTERQFRNTYTKSKKLSGITGTNFLQMLESRLDNVVYRMGLSLTRQGARQLVAHGHILVNGKKLDIPSYTVKVGETIALKEKMRKNDKILEAIASSTKTVDFVKFDKAKFEGTYIRLPERAELNQEINDALIVEWYNRLIK encoded by the coding sequence ATGTCAAGATATACTGGATCTACCTTTAAGAAAGCTCGTCGCTATGGTTTTTCAATTTTAGAAACAGGTAAAGAGTTTTCAAAAGGTAAAAAAAGAACAACAGCACCTGGTCAACATGGTTCACGTCGAACTAAATTATCAGGTTATGGACAACAAATGCAAGAAAAACAAAAAGTTAAATTTATGTATGGTTTAACTGAAAGACAATTTAGAAACACTTACACTAAGTCAAAAAAATTGTCAGGGATTACAGGAACTAACTTTTTACAAATGTTAGAATCAAGATTAGATAATGTAGTTTATCGTATGGGATTGTCTTTAACTAGACAAGGAGCTAGACAACTAGTAGCCCATGGTCACATTTTGGTTAATGGTAAAAAATTAGATATTCCTTCATACACAGTTAAAGTTGGGGAAACAATTGCCCTAAAAGAAAAAATGCGTAAAAATGATAAAATACTTGAAGCAATTGCTTCAAGTACAAAAACTGTTGATTTTGTTAAATTCGACAAAGCTAAATTTGAAGGTACATACATAAGATTACCTGAAAGAGCTGAATTAAACCAAGAAATCAATGATGCATTAATTGTTGAATGATACAACCGTTTAATTAAGTAA
- a CDS encoding septation ring formation regulator EzrA: MIFAKNISQIFEKDGILAMFAIALFLICTIVFIFLVVYAAISEALSRTIRDIFNSIEVIEIHSIRKYFVNVERIANFNEEATDQVAVWRKRIKKIYDIKLIKLFKIFDDSLRDPKSLKLSKKNLNKFKTIKKYFKELENDAFELFNQLYSFMQEEHLYRNRIVSLKGTFDLLKDDCYALITQQTEIRLLIVDKTLRTVQILFDKFFTAIFCAEYEAAFDEAKNIDNRILFIVGCLDRTPNLFFQVKNVIPDKMNNVINHFLEIQSDFKNNVAQNKINELQGYVFTKSQVILQNLSNLKYISAKKDIEEVLENIDNVRTSIEFGDRLYNVLNTNVTYIENQLMFLETIQINIEKKFLAAFPPSKIISDEVKHMEKAKQDWKKIETEAYKVTNSFRKTTSTFSKEQLIEFKSRILKVIANLIAISKTFDKLNKHLTKKTTSIDKLVDDLTYCQSLITQCEVKIKNNANRVPELQNFLIKTGQLSESAKKISTTDLVLAMQETLKAEDVKDKIKALNSEVENLITDINDAIFLDYISQELIVYLERYSAQSIEIQNAVANLENLYHNRELNQLIGFWIDVMSKINYKQVR, translated from the coding sequence ATGATATTTGCAAAAAACATTAGTCAAATTTTTGAAAAAGATGGCATTTTAGCAATGTTTGCAATTGCCTTATTTTTAATTTGTACCATTGTTTTTATTTTTTTAGTGGTCTACGCTGCAATTAGTGAAGCTCTTTCAAGAACTATTAGAGACATTTTTAACTCGATTGAAGTAATTGAAATCCATTCAATCCGAAAATACTTTGTCAATGTTGAAAGAATTGCCAATTTTAATGAAGAGGCAACAGATCAGGTGGCTGTCTGGAGAAAAAGAATTAAAAAAATTTATGATATCAAGTTAATTAAGTTGTTTAAAATTTTTGATGATAGTTTAAGAGATCCAAAATCTTTAAAACTAAGCAAAAAAAATCTGAATAAATTCAAAACAATTAAAAAGTATTTTAAAGAACTAGAAAATGATGCTTTTGAATTATTTAATCAACTTTATTCTTTTATGCAAGAAGAACACTTATATCGCAATCGAATTGTCTCTTTAAAAGGAACTTTTGACTTGTTAAAAGATGATTGTTATGCATTGATTACCCAACAAACAGAGATTCGCTTATTAATTGTTGACAAAACTTTGCGCACAGTGCAAATTCTTTTTGACAAGTTTTTCACTGCAATTTTTTGTGCTGAATATGAAGCTGCTTTTGATGAAGCAAAAAACATTGACAATCGAATTTTGTTCATTGTTGGTTGCTTGGACCGCACACCAAATCTTTTCTTTCAAGTTAAAAATGTTATTCCAGATAAAATGAATAATGTTATTAATCATTTTTTAGAAATTCAATCAGATTTTAAAAATAATGTTGCTCAAAATAAAATCAATGAACTACAAGGATATGTTTTTACAAAAAGTCAGGTAATTTTACAAAATTTAAGTAATTTAAAGTACATTTCTGCTAAAAAAGACATTGAAGAAGTGTTGGAAAACATTGACAATGTGCGCACTTCAATTGAATTTGGAGATCGCTTGTACAATGTTTTAAATACCAATGTCACTTATATTGAAAACCAACTTATGTTTTTAGAGACTATCCAAATTAACATTGAAAAGAAATTCTTAGCAGCTTTCCCTCCAAGTAAAATCATTAGTGATGAAGTGAAACACATGGAAAAAGCAAAACAAGATTGAAAGAAAATTGAAACAGAGGCTTATAAAGTGACAAATAGTTTTAGAAAAACTACAAGCACTTTTTCCAAAGAACAGTTAATTGAATTTAAAAGTAGAATTTTAAAAGTAATTGCTAATCTAATTGCAATTTCTAAAACATTTGATAAATTAAATAAACATTTAACTAAAAAAACCACAAGCATAGATAAACTGGTTGATGATTTAACATATTGTCAAAGTCTAATAACCCAATGTGAAGTAAAAATCAAAAATAATGCCAATAGAGTTCCAGAGTTGCAAAATTTTTTAATTAAAACTGGTCAACTTAGTGAAAGTGCAAAGAAAATCTCTACAACTGATTTAGTCTTAGCAATGCAAGAAACTCTTAAGGCTGAGGATGTTAAAGACAAAATTAAAGCTTTAAACAGTGAAGTTGAAAATCTAATCACAGACATCAATGATGCTATCTTTTTAGACTACATTTCTCAAGAATTAATAGTTTATTTGGAACGTTATTCAGCTCAAAGCATTGAAATTCAAAATGCTGTTGCTAATTTAGAAAATTTATATCATAATCGAGAATTAAATCAATTAATTGGTTTTTGAATTGATGTAATGTCAAAAATCAACTATAAACAAGTGAGGTAA
- the thiI gene encoding tRNA uracil 4-sulfurtransferase ThiI yields the protein MKSILVRYGELTLKGNNRSVFITKLIQNIKFKLKHLKDFVEYKKDYNSLTIKVNAEKLDEVTAILTCVFGIYSISIVEIAPKETETILEKTLAIAQKLPTGTFKVEVERKDKSFAIASNDLKIQIAGNILRNTEHLKVDVHKPLSKINVVIKSDGVYIFTSRINAVKGLPVGVSGKGLSLLSGGIDSPVASYLAMKRGMQVDFLHFMTPPHTTPEALNKVFELAKTLEKYNQSSFALYVCDFAMILRELMHIKDESYRITIMRRIFIRIANQLAEKIKAKALITGESLGQVASQTIESINVINVTSKLPILRPLITYDKEEIITIAQKINTYETSVLPFDDVCSLYVPKNPVTKPKIAIAEIQEQDLLLSELIDYTINKSIKKYIFKEGELVEKAEG from the coding sequence ATGAAAAGTATATTAGTGCGTTATGGAGAACTAACTTTAAAGGGTAATAACCGCAGTGTTTTTATCACTAAATTGATTCAAAATATTAAATTTAAGCTCAAACATTTAAAAGACTTTGTGGAATATAAAAAAGATTACAATAGTTTAACTATTAAGGTTAATGCTGAAAAATTAGATGAGGTCACAGCAATTTTAACTTGTGTTTTTGGGATTTACTCAATTTCAATTGTTGAAATTGCTCCAAAAGAGACAGAAACAATCTTAGAAAAAACCTTAGCCATTGCTCAAAAGTTACCAACAGGAACTTTTAAAGTTGAAGTGGAAAGAAAAGATAAGAGTTTCGCAATAGCTTCAAATGATTTAAAGATCCAAATCGCTGGAAACATTTTACGTAATACTGAACATCTTAAAGTAGATGTTCATAAACCACTGAGTAAAATCAATGTTGTCATTAAAAGTGATGGAGTTTATATTTTTACTTCAAGAATTAATGCAGTTAAAGGGCTACCAGTTGGAGTTTCAGGCAAAGGTCTCAGCTTGTTAAGTGGGGGAATTGACTCTCCTGTTGCTAGTTATTTAGCTATGAAAAGAGGAATGCAAGTGGACTTTTTACACTTCATGACTCCACCACACACCACCCCTGAGGCACTAAATAAGGTGTTTGAGCTAGCAAAAACACTAGAGAAGTACAACCAATCAAGTTTTGCCCTTTATGTTTGTGATTTTGCAATGATCTTAAGAGAATTGATGCACATTAAAGATGAGTCATATCGAATCACAATTATGCGTCGTATCTTTATTAGAATTGCTAACCAATTGGCTGAAAAAATCAAAGCCAAAGCTTTGATTACAGGAGAAAGTTTGGGACAAGTGGCTTCTCAAACCATTGAATCAATTAATGTTATCAATGTTACTTCAAAATTACCAATTTTAAGACCACTAATAACTTATGACAAAGAAGAAATTATCACCATTGCTCAAAAGATTAACACCTATGAAACTTCAGTCTTACCATTTGATGATGTTTGTTCTTTATATGTTCCTAAAAACCCAGTGACTAAACCAAAAATAGCAATTGCTGAAATTCAAGAGCAGGACTTATTGCTTTCAGAACTGATTGATTATACAATTAATAAGAGTATTAAAAAGTATATTTTTAAAGAGGGTGAATTAGTTGAAAAAGCAGAAGGATAA